A single region of the Marinobacter salinus genome encodes:
- a CDS encoding DUF808 domain-containing protein — MAGSSLLALIDDIATILDDVSLMTKTATKKTAGVLGDDLALNAQQVTGVKPARELPVVWAVAKGSFVNKAILVPAAVAISFFVPWLVTPLLMLGGAFLCFEGFEKLAHKFLHREEDQAHKSELKAALKNPEADLKALEKDKIKGAIRTDFILSAEIIAITLGTVTGETIGIQFLVLAVVAIMITVVVYGLVAGIVKLDDGGLYLSQQDSELAQKMGRGILWLAPYMMKTLSILGTIAMFLVGGGILAHGVPPVYEAIHHFAEGLGGVGSALMPTLINGALGLLAGAVLVAVITPLQKLWAERSA, encoded by the coding sequence ATGTGTCCCTGATGACGAAAACTGCCACCAAGAAAACCGCAGGTGTTCTGGGAGACGATCTTGCCCTCAACGCCCAGCAGGTGACAGGAGTGAAGCCCGCCAGGGAGTTACCGGTGGTCTGGGCTGTAGCCAAGGGGTCATTCGTCAACAAGGCAATCCTCGTTCCGGCAGCGGTCGCCATCAGCTTTTTCGTGCCCTGGCTGGTGACGCCGTTACTCATGCTGGGAGGGGCTTTTCTGTGTTTCGAGGGTTTTGAAAAGCTGGCCCACAAGTTTCTGCACCGTGAGGAAGATCAGGCCCACAAGAGCGAATTGAAAGCGGCCCTGAAAAATCCCGAGGCCGATCTGAAGGCTCTGGAGAAGGACAAGATTAAAGGTGCGATTCGTACCGATTTCATTCTCTCTGCAGAAATTATCGCCATCACCCTCGGCACGGTCACCGGTGAAACCATTGGCATTCAGTTTCTGGTGCTGGCCGTTGTGGCCATCATGATTACCGTAGTCGTTTATGGGCTGGTGGCCGGTATCGTGAAACTGGACGACGGTGGTTTGTATCTGAGCCAGCAAGACAGCGAACTTGCGCAAAAAATGGGCCGGGGTATTCTCTGGCTTGCGCCCTACATGATGAAAACCTTGTCCATTCTAGGCACGATCGCCATGTTTCTGGTGGGGGGCGGAATCCTCGCCCACGGCGTGCCACCAGTGTATGAGGCCATCCATCACTTTGCCGAGGGATTGGGAGGTGTCGGAAGCGCCCTGATGCCGACCCTGATTAACGGCGCCCTGGGGCTTTTGGCAGGCGCTGTTCTGGTTGCGGTTATCACCCCGCTGCAAAAGCTCTGGGCTGAACGCTCGGCCTGA
- a CDS encoding 16S rRNA (uracil(1498)-N(3))-methyltransferase — MNLALLFEEDFTRPDRVRLTGRRLAHLQSVIKVGVGDCIPVGRVNGRIGTGEILTLTDSEAELAVAFDQAPPPVLPLTLIIAMPRPKMFRRVLQTCATLGAKDIWLINSYKVEKSFWQTPWLSDDNLRENLTLGLEQARDTIMPEVRIRKLFKPFVEDELPALLSGKRALVAHPGTNTPCPTHLNQPAALCIGPEGGFTPYEVGKLEEAGCEAVHLGPRILRVETAVPVLISRLFDACR, encoded by the coding sequence ATGAATCTGGCGTTACTGTTTGAAGAGGATTTCACGCGCCCGGACAGGGTACGGCTGACAGGCCGCCGCCTGGCTCACCTGCAGTCCGTCATCAAGGTAGGCGTTGGTGACTGCATTCCCGTTGGTCGTGTGAACGGTCGGATTGGCACGGGGGAGATCCTGACCCTGACCGATTCCGAGGCTGAGCTGGCCGTGGCATTTGATCAGGCACCTCCGCCAGTCCTGCCGCTCACACTGATCATAGCCATGCCTCGTCCCAAGATGTTCCGTCGCGTTCTGCAGACGTGCGCAACGCTGGGAGCGAAAGATATCTGGCTGATCAACAGCTACAAGGTAGAGAAAAGTTTCTGGCAAACGCCCTGGTTATCCGACGACAACCTGCGGGAAAATCTCACACTTGGACTGGAACAAGCCAGGGACACCATCATGCCGGAGGTCCGTATCCGAAAGCTGTTCAAACCCTTTGTGGAAGACGAACTCCCCGCGTTGCTGTCCGGAAAGCGGGCCCTGGTTGCCCACCCCGGAACCAACACACCATGCCCGACACACCTGAACCAGCCTGCCGCCCTGTGCATCGGGCCGGAAGGCGGCTTTACACCCTACGAGGTCGGGAAGCTTGAAGAAGCAGGGTGCGAAGCAGTCCATCTCGGCCCACGCATCCTTCGGGTGGAAACGGCTGTACCCGTGCTGATAAGCCGGCTGTTCGACGCCTGCCGCTAG
- the tatC gene encoding twin-arginine translocase subunit TatC yields MSSRPDGNQHPPEHQEMPLVEHLLELRNRLLKMVLAVVICFAAIYPFANELYLWLSQPLRELLPVGQTMIATDVTSPFFAPLKLALVLSVFAAIPVILYQLWSFIAPGLYSHEKRLAFPLLFTSVILFYLGAAFAYYVVFPLVFSFFTAIGPEGIVELPDIASYLNFVLKMFFAFGVAFEIPIATVLLILTGATTPSDLAAKRPYIVVACFIIGMLLTPPDIISQTLLAVPMWILFEFGIIFGRLAKREVTEPESEEPSGG; encoded by the coding sequence ATGAGTTCCAGGCCAGACGGCAACCAGCACCCTCCAGAACACCAGGAAATGCCATTAGTCGAGCATTTGCTGGAACTGCGAAACCGCCTGCTAAAGATGGTGCTGGCAGTGGTAATTTGCTTTGCCGCCATCTATCCGTTTGCCAATGAGCTCTACCTGTGGCTCTCCCAACCACTGCGCGAACTGCTCCCGGTCGGGCAGACCATGATCGCCACCGACGTCACATCGCCTTTCTTTGCTCCGCTGAAACTCGCGCTGGTGCTGTCGGTCTTTGCCGCCATTCCCGTTATCCTTTACCAGCTCTGGAGCTTCATTGCGCCGGGTCTCTATTCCCATGAGAAGCGCCTCGCTTTCCCGCTGCTGTTCACCTCAGTGATCCTGTTTTATCTGGGTGCTGCGTTTGCGTATTATGTGGTGTTCCCTCTCGTCTTCAGTTTTTTTACCGCGATCGGGCCCGAGGGCATCGTTGAACTGCCGGACATCGCCAGCTACCTGAATTTCGTACTGAAGATGTTTTTTGCATTCGGTGTTGCCTTCGAAATCCCGATTGCGACTGTCCTTCTGATCCTCACCGGTGCGACCACACCGTCCGACCTGGCAGCCAAACGCCCCTATATTGTGGTTGCCTGCTTCATAATCGGCATGCTGCTGACTCCACCCGACATCATTTCCCAGACATTACTGGCCGTGCCCATGTGGATCCTGTTCGAATTCGGGATTATTTTCGGGCGCCTGGCCAAGCGGGAAGTGACCGAACCGGAATCCGAAGAGCCGTCCGGCGGATGA
- the tatB gene encoding Sec-independent protein translocase protein TatB: MFDIGFLELLICGVIALLVLGPERLPAAARAAGRWVGGARRMVSQFTSELDRELKAEELREELKKAGDIGLDDVQKTVRGALDEAKKYEHMILPDEASGKRNTEPAQTEAIRDDSSDTPPKQDTNAEPGGPDNNGSRQGPSDNRS, translated from the coding sequence ATGTTTGATATCGGCTTTCTTGAACTTCTGATCTGCGGCGTCATTGCGCTGCTGGTGCTTGGCCCTGAGCGTTTACCGGCAGCGGCCCGGGCTGCCGGCCGTTGGGTCGGTGGTGCGCGCCGCATGGTCAGTCAGTTCACCTCGGAACTGGACCGCGAGCTCAAGGCGGAAGAACTCCGGGAGGAGTTAAAAAAAGCCGGCGATATCGGGCTCGACGACGTCCAGAAAACCGTTCGCGGTGCTTTGGATGAAGCCAAAAAATACGAGCACATGATTTTGCCCGACGAAGCTTCCGGGAAACGCAATACGGAGCCGGCTCAAACGGAAGCCATCCGTGACGATTCCTCGGATACGCCGCCAAAACAGGACACCAACGCTGAGCCCGGGGGCCCTGACAACAACGGCTCCAGGCAAGGCCCTTCGGATAATCGTTCATGA
- the tatA gene encoding Sec-independent protein translocase subunit TatA, which produces MGISIWQLLIVLGIVILLFGTKKLRNIGTDLGGAIRGFKKSMSEDEKKDADQQDPDSLEKNAESQDQQAGAEDKPRDKSHS; this is translated from the coding sequence ATGGGCATCAGTATCTGGCAACTTCTTATTGTACTTGGCATTGTCATCCTGCTGTTCGGAACAAAAAAACTGCGCAACATCGGCACCGATCTCGGAGGCGCCATTCGCGGTTTCAAGAAGTCCATGAGTGAAGACGAAAAGAAAGACGCCGACCAGCAGGACCCTGACTCTCTGGAAAAGAACGCCGAATCCCAGGACCAGCAGGCCGGGGCGGAAGACAAGCCACGGGACAAGTCCCACAGCTGA
- a CDS encoding phosphoribosyl-ATP diphosphatase: protein MSDVLERLAQVLEERKQADPDTSYVASLHAKGLNKILEKVGEECTETLLAAKDAEQSGDTAELVYETADLWFHSMVMLSRLGLGPKEVLEELARRFDLSGLEEKASRSD from the coding sequence GTGAGTGACGTACTCGAACGCCTGGCTCAGGTACTGGAAGAGCGAAAACAAGCTGACCCGGACACATCCTACGTAGCCAGCCTTCATGCCAAAGGCCTGAACAAAATCCTGGAAAAGGTCGGCGAGGAATGCACGGAAACCCTGCTGGCGGCAAAGGATGCGGAACAATCCGGCGACACCGCAGAACTGGTTTACGAAACCGCGGATCTGTGGTTTCACAGCATGGTCATGCTGTCCCGGCTAGGCCTTGGCCCGAAAGAAGTTCTGGAGGAACTGGCGCGCCGATTTGATCTTTCAGGGCTTGAAGAAAAGGCCTCCCGGAGCGACTGA
- the hisI gene encoding phosphoribosyl-AMP cyclohydrolase has product MPDWLETIRWTADGLVPAIAQDAATGDILMMAWMNRESLRLTAEEGHAVYWSRSRGKLWRKGETSGHQQVVRDIRLDCDEDVILLKVEQKGGIACHTGRRSCFYRTLENGEWVSVEPVIKDPDAIYGSN; this is encoded by the coding sequence ATTCCTGACTGGCTTGAAACCATCCGCTGGACGGCCGACGGCCTGGTCCCCGCAATTGCCCAGGACGCGGCCACCGGAGACATCCTGATGATGGCCTGGATGAACCGGGAATCCCTGCGCCTCACGGCCGAAGAGGGGCATGCCGTTTATTGGTCACGCTCACGGGGCAAACTTTGGCGTAAGGGTGAGACGTCCGGGCATCAGCAGGTCGTAAGGGATATCCGCCTCGACTGCGATGAGGACGTCATACTGCTGAAAGTGGAACAAAAGGGTGGCATTGCCTGCCATACCGGACGGCGAAGCTGTTTTTACCGAACCTTAGAAAACGGTGAATGGGTCAGCGTTGAACCCGTTATTAAAGACCCTGATGCCATCTATGGCAGCAACTGA
- the ubiB gene encoding ubiquinone biosynthesis regulatory protein kinase UbiB: MTRLQRLFRIAWVFCRYRLDTFLPLAELPAPLKIFFLLAPWHLFPQPKLDRGDRLRLALEELGPVFVKFGQILSTRRDLLPDDMAESLKTLQDRVPPFPSDVARGIIETSLGAPVSDLFQDFSADPMASASVAQVHAATLPNGQEVVVKVLRPGIEKVIRQDLALMYLMAGLLEKYWSEGKRLHPVDVVADYDSTIHDELDLQREAANASQLRRNFENSSLIYIPYIDWNYTRKSVLVMERIHGIPIADVPALKAAGVNMKVLAEKGVEIFFTQVFRDSFFHADMHPGNIFVDCSNPSDPKYIAIDFGIVGTLAPDDQSYLARNLLAFFRRDYRQVAQLHIQSGWVPPDTRVNEFEAAIRTVCEPIFEKPLKDISFGHFLLRLFQTARRFNMEVQPQLVLLQKTLLNVEGLGRQLYPELDLWSTAQPFLESWMRKRIGPSGLIKSLQTHLPAWLEQSPEMPQLVHDALLQLRHSGPTEQQNNDTLALLREQQTRADRRWRRGLTALALVTAAALGTQPEAQAWAQSIPVWSWVLLAAAGVLVLRGSR; encoded by the coding sequence GTGACCCGTCTGCAACGCCTGTTCCGAATTGCCTGGGTGTTCTGCCGTTATCGGCTGGACACCTTTTTACCATTGGCGGAACTCCCTGCTCCCCTCAAGATATTTTTCCTGCTGGCGCCGTGGCACCTGTTCCCGCAACCCAAGCTGGACCGCGGTGATCGCCTCAGGTTGGCCCTCGAAGAGCTGGGCCCGGTGTTCGTCAAATTTGGCCAGATCCTGTCCACGCGTCGGGACCTCTTGCCGGATGACATGGCCGAATCCCTGAAAACGCTGCAGGACCGGGTTCCACCGTTCCCCAGCGATGTTGCCCGCGGTATCATCGAGACGTCTCTGGGTGCTCCGGTCTCCGACCTGTTCCAAGATTTCAGCGCAGACCCCATGGCCTCGGCATCTGTAGCCCAGGTGCATGCGGCCACGCTGCCCAATGGCCAGGAGGTGGTGGTCAAGGTCCTGCGCCCGGGCATCGAAAAGGTCATTCGCCAGGACCTGGCGTTGATGTACCTGATGGCCGGCCTGCTGGAAAAATACTGGTCTGAGGGCAAGCGCCTGCATCCTGTGGATGTAGTGGCAGATTACGACTCAACGATTCATGATGAACTGGACCTGCAGCGGGAAGCCGCCAATGCAAGCCAGTTACGAAGGAATTTCGAGAACTCCTCACTGATTTATATCCCGTATATTGACTGGAATTACACCCGCAAGTCCGTTCTTGTCATGGAGCGTATTCACGGCATCCCCATTGCCGATGTTCCGGCTCTGAAAGCGGCTGGTGTGAACATGAAGGTACTGGCCGAAAAGGGCGTGGAAATCTTTTTCACACAGGTCTTTCGCGACAGCTTTTTCCACGCTGACATGCACCCGGGTAATATCTTTGTGGATTGCTCCAACCCGAGTGACCCGAAATACATTGCCATTGATTTTGGCATTGTCGGCACCCTGGCACCGGACGACCAGAGCTACCTTGCCCGCAATCTGCTGGCGTTCTTTCGCCGGGATTACCGGCAGGTGGCCCAACTTCACATCCAGTCCGGCTGGGTGCCCCCGGATACCCGGGTGAATGAATTCGAGGCGGCCATCCGTACTGTATGCGAGCCGATTTTCGAGAAGCCGCTCAAGGATATTTCATTCGGACATTTCCTGCTTCGTCTGTTCCAGACAGCGCGCCGGTTCAACATGGAGGTGCAGCCGCAGCTCGTTTTGCTTCAGAAAACCCTGCTGAACGTGGAGGGCCTCGGCCGGCAGCTTTATCCGGAACTGGACCTCTGGAGCACGGCCCAGCCATTCCTGGAAAGCTGGATGCGTAAACGGATTGGTCCCTCTGGTCTGATCAAGTCCCTGCAAACCCACCTGCCGGCCTGGCTGGAACAGTCACCAGAGATGCCCCAACTGGTTCACGATGCGCTGCTGCAATTACGGCACTCGGGGCCCACAGAACAGCAGAATAACGATACACTGGCGCTTCTCCGTGAGCAGCAGACTCGCGCGGACCGGCGGTGGCGTCGAGGCCTGACAGCACTGGCACTGGTCACCGCCGCGGCGCTTGGAACCCAGCCGGAAGCACAGGCATGGGCACAAAGCATTCCGGTATGGAGCTGGGTATTGCTTGCAGCCGCGGGCGTACTGGTTCTGCGCGGAAGCCGTTAA
- a CDS encoding ubiquinone biosynthesis accessory factor UbiJ yields the protein MFPGPTLLAAVTAIIERGLNQALELDPAGRQALLGAMESPIEFSITAPFALSCSLSGVGERVQVSSQPSEAPALEVSGKPLAFAALATGDDRVFRDGRLSVVGDTALAHQLQQALNQLDPDWEAAMAAHVGDVPAHFLGKRIRNAVKWSRQAFHSLNANIEEYVHEESRTLPGRRELEATFEDIDNLSLRTERLEARLNHVENRGNPDEPENL from the coding sequence ATGTTTCCCGGGCCGACTCTGCTGGCAGCTGTGACTGCCATCATTGAGCGTGGACTGAACCAAGCCCTTGAGCTTGACCCGGCTGGCCGGCAGGCGCTGCTGGGCGCAATGGAAAGCCCTATAGAGTTCAGCATTACCGCGCCTTTTGCCCTCAGCTGTTCGCTGTCCGGGGTCGGTGAGCGGGTTCAGGTCAGTAGTCAGCCCTCCGAGGCTCCTGCACTGGAAGTCAGCGGCAAGCCCCTGGCGTTCGCAGCACTGGCCACAGGCGACGACAGGGTATTCCGTGACGGACGGCTCTCTGTTGTTGGTGACACTGCCCTCGCCCACCAGCTGCAACAGGCCCTCAACCAACTGGATCCGGACTGGGAAGCCGCCATGGCGGCTCACGTTGGCGATGTACCTGCCCACTTCCTCGGCAAGCGCATTCGCAACGCCGTGAAATGGAGCCGGCAGGCCTTCCATTCCCTCAATGCCAACATTGAGGAGTATGTGCACGAAGAAAGCCGAACACTGCCCGGCCGCCGCGAACTGGAGGCCACCTTTGAGGACATTGACAACCTTAGCCTCCGGACCGAGCGGCTGGAAGCGCGCCTGAACCACGTTGAAAACCGCGGCAACCCTGACGAACCGGAGAACCTGTGA
- the ubiE gene encoding bifunctional demethylmenaquinone methyltransferase/2-methoxy-6-polyprenyl-1,4-benzoquinol methylase UbiE, whose product MSEQHTPANKDRTNPGQDDVTHFGFRDVPKSQKASQVAEVFHSVAGKYDLMNDLMSMGIHRLWKRFTIELSGVRPGHQVLDIAGGTGDLTMKFSDLVGPDGKVVLADINASMLEVGRSRLIDRGYAGNIEYVQADAEHLPFPDNNFNAVSIAFGLRNVTDKDQALRDMARVLKPGGKLMVLEFSKPTNPLLSKAYDTYSFTALPLMGQLFAGDSESYKYLAESIRMHPDQETLKGMMENAGLVNCKYYNMTGGIVALHVGIKP is encoded by the coding sequence ATGAGCGAGCAACACACGCCAGCCAACAAGGACCGGACCAATCCGGGCCAGGATGACGTCACCCATTTTGGCTTCCGCGATGTACCCAAAAGCCAGAAGGCGAGCCAGGTGGCCGAGGTATTCCACAGTGTGGCCGGCAAGTACGACCTCATGAACGACCTGATGTCCATGGGCATTCACCGCTTGTGGAAACGCTTCACCATTGAGCTTTCCGGGGTTCGGCCCGGCCATCAGGTACTGGACATTGCAGGCGGCACCGGCGACCTGACCATGAAGTTTTCCGATCTGGTGGGCCCGGACGGCAAAGTAGTGCTCGCAGACATCAACGCGTCGATGCTGGAAGTCGGGCGGAGTCGCCTGATTGACCGTGGTTATGCCGGTAACATCGAATACGTGCAGGCAGATGCCGAGCACCTCCCGTTCCCGGACAACAATTTCAATGCAGTCTCTATTGCCTTCGGTCTGCGCAATGTCACTGACAAGGATCAGGCGCTCCGTGATATGGCGCGGGTACTCAAACCCGGCGGCAAGCTGATGGTTCTGGAGTTCTCCAAACCGACCAACCCGCTGCTGAGCAAGGCCTACGATACCTATTCGTTCACCGCGCTGCCGCTGATGGGCCAGCTGTTTGCCGGTGACAGCGAAAGCTACAAATACCTGGCTGAGTCCATCCGTATGCATCCGGATCAGGAAACCCTGAAAGGCATGATGGAGAACGCCGGACTGGTCAACTGCAAATATTACAATATGACGGGTGGCATCGTGGCACTGCACGTGGGAATCAAGCCCTGA
- a CDS encoding polyhydroxyalkanoic acid system family protein: MSVIDIHRPHTLDKEHARGVAETLAQDLSRQFDVNYEWEGDVLRFKRSGVKGHLTIDHADMHVHLELGMLLRAFKSRIEQEIHSQLDQIIKV, translated from the coding sequence ATGTCTGTGATTGACATACACCGACCCCATACCCTCGACAAGGAACACGCCCGGGGAGTTGCAGAAACGCTGGCCCAGGACCTGTCCCGCCAGTTCGATGTGAATTACGAGTGGGAGGGCGATGTGCTGCGCTTCAAGCGCAGTGGCGTAAAGGGCCATCTGACCATCGACCATGCGGATATGCACGTGCACCTCGAACTGGGTATGCTGCTGAGGGCATTCAAGTCGAGGATTGAGCAGGAAATACACTCCCAGCTGGACCAGATCATCAAGGTCTGA
- a CDS encoding FFLEELY motif protein: MYRERLVATQVHSGSARRLQQMLLDYHDFRQHKVAHPLLESTFDVSDWQARRLKATHQDLYQHPGYHSGLEFLLSDLYAPASMTRRDDNIDRIFPKMVKWLPDNLLNTFAGLVELNLITQQLDLELAELLHERDIPTNDLAIEHYCETYRCSRQLAKRERQIDLVADVGEQLDRYVRNRTLGWLLAMSRAPAEMADLSDLHSFLHRGYTAFRNMHDVELLIDRIVRREKQVMANILNGHPDPFRLPGNL; the protein is encoded by the coding sequence ATGTATCGTGAGCGCCTCGTCGCTACCCAGGTTCATTCCGGCAGCGCCCGCCGTCTGCAACAGATGTTGCTTGACTACCACGATTTCCGTCAGCACAAGGTGGCCCACCCGCTGCTGGAGAGCACCTTCGACGTGTCCGACTGGCAAGCCAGGCGGCTGAAAGCCACTCATCAGGATCTTTACCAGCACCCCGGTTATCACAGCGGTCTCGAATTCCTGTTGAGCGACCTTTACGCGCCCGCCAGCATGACCCGGAGAGATGACAACATAGACCGTATTTTCCCAAAGATGGTCAAGTGGTTGCCAGATAACCTCCTGAACACTTTCGCGGGACTCGTCGAACTCAACCTGATCACACAGCAACTGGACCTTGAGCTCGCAGAGTTGCTACACGAGCGAGATATCCCCACCAACGACCTGGCAATCGAGCATTACTGCGAGACTTACAGATGCAGCCGTCAGCTGGCAAAACGAGAGCGCCAGATAGATCTGGTGGCTGATGTTGGCGAGCAGCTTGACCGTTACGTTCGCAATCGCACCCTTGGCTGGCTGCTGGCGATGAGCAGGGCACCGGCCGAAATGGCAGATCTGAGCGACCTGCACAGCTTCCTGCACCGAGGCTACACCGCGTTCAGGAACATGCATGATGTAGAGCTACTGATTGACCGAATCGTAAGGCGGGAAAAGCAGGTAATGGCGAATATTCTGAATGGTCACCCGGACCCTTTCCGGCTTCCGGGCAACCTCTGA
- a CDS encoding alpha/beta hydrolase: MKASHVRKLIKPIESAYSEMFSGRVYRVGHGAVSVRNHSGKGEQTVVGVHGFLENHCYFTQAYEAPTTELILLTCSNYHIPVNGVTPETPDWEVPIKHLAGTIEYDACILGQAMANLPTTANVRVHGHSRGGAVILEAIKQWPELFEDVEVVLEAPVLPQARLHGLVTTLLEPVSHGMWPWLIRLINSAPSSAYGQTFFGKMNPRKKQLLSKLFSATRDHLTIVRNIENIMDWMTRTDTSIYDNVRYGTFLIPAVDRILDRNAMLASARKSPTTMRIVETEAPSHFITLDSKEWVPGFETLSATAEG; the protein is encoded by the coding sequence ATGAAAGCGAGCCACGTTCGCAAACTGATCAAGCCAATCGAAAGCGCTTACTCCGAGATGTTCTCGGGGCGAGTGTATCGTGTTGGCCATGGTGCCGTTTCAGTTCGAAACCACAGCGGAAAGGGCGAACAGACTGTTGTGGGCGTGCACGGCTTTCTCGAAAACCACTGCTATTTCACCCAGGCCTATGAAGCGCCCACCACGGAACTGATCCTGCTGACCTGCAGTAATTATCATATTCCTGTTAATGGCGTAACGCCGGAAACACCGGACTGGGAAGTACCGATCAAGCATTTGGCAGGCACTATTGAATACGATGCCTGCATCCTGGGCCAGGCAATGGCCAACCTTCCCACCACTGCCAATGTGCGTGTGCATGGCCACTCACGGGGTGGCGCCGTGATTCTGGAAGCCATCAAACAGTGGCCGGAACTCTTTGAAGATGTGGAAGTCGTCCTGGAAGCGCCGGTGCTGCCCCAGGCTAGACTTCATGGCCTGGTCACCACGCTGCTGGAGCCCGTGAGCCATGGCATGTGGCCCTGGCTGATTCGCCTGATCAACAGCGCGCCTTCTTCAGCCTATGGCCAGACCTTTTTCGGTAAGATGAACCCACGTAAAAAACAGCTTCTCAGCAAGCTGTTTTCTGCCACCAGGGACCACCTGACCATTGTCCGGAACATTGAAAACATCATGGACTGGATGACCCGGACAGATACCAGCATTTACGACAACGTTCGTTATGGAACCTTCCTGATTCCCGCCGTTGACAGAATCCTGGATCGCAACGCCATGCTGGCCAGTGCCCGCAAAAGCCCGACAACCATGCGCATTGTGGAAACCGAGGCCCCGAGCCACTTCATAACGCTCGACAGCAAGGAGTGGGTCCCGGGGTTCGAGACGCTTTCGGCCACTGCCGAGGGCTAG
- a CDS encoding WS/DGAT domain-containing protein, translating into MSHEQSHLLLPADSAWLALERPENPMTITVMLRVDGLTAPRFREFLRVYWIAWERFCFMPVWRSPAWWWVPDPVFDLKHHLDVVIDRFSPEELQDWVSARLNQPLALYRPRWKFWLAPNAEGGAALLLRMHHCYADGLSLLGMFDRLCPVSPQQHPAIYGAAETSELSRWYAAAQAWLGQLVADGANPDGPTTDEADLEAAESNQWLQAGRLVDRVGQKGLRLVHEFSNFLIEPEDTASDLKRPLLGRRQCRWSRPVRLDQLRAIARATNTTINDVLLSCVAAAVRTRLGLEGDDLEDAILHAAVPVDIRERLPEDLQPESGSLGNFFGTVFVPLPVDGESPLERLYRIKHETRRLKKSWQPGIAWGLTASASVIPEPWRKPVADMFYRKASTVVSNVPGTPETRYLAGCRITEQMFWVPQAGDIGLGVSIVSYAGQVQFGVVADEAIMADPEDFLADCLQELEQFPGWS; encoded by the coding sequence TTGAGTCACGAGCAATCGCACCTCCTGCTGCCTGCGGATTCAGCCTGGCTGGCTCTGGAACGACCAGAGAACCCAATGACCATCACGGTCATGTTGAGGGTGGATGGCCTGACCGCCCCCAGATTCCGGGAATTCCTGAGGGTTTACTGGATCGCCTGGGAGCGCTTCTGCTTTATGCCGGTCTGGCGCTCTCCGGCCTGGTGGTGGGTGCCAGACCCCGTCTTTGATCTCAAGCATCACCTGGATGTCGTTATTGACCGGTTTTCGCCCGAAGAGTTGCAGGACTGGGTTTCTGCTCGCCTGAACCAGCCGCTGGCTCTCTACCGTCCCCGCTGGAAATTCTGGCTGGCACCTAACGCTGAGGGTGGAGCCGCGTTGCTTTTGCGCATGCATCACTGTTACGCGGACGGGCTGTCTCTCCTGGGCATGTTTGATCGCCTGTGCCCGGTCTCCCCCCAGCAACATCCGGCCATCTATGGTGCGGCGGAAACGTCCGAGTTGTCTCGATGGTATGCAGCAGCCCAGGCCTGGCTGGGACAGCTGGTGGCAGATGGCGCGAATCCGGATGGGCCGACGACAGATGAGGCGGACCTGGAAGCCGCGGAATCCAACCAGTGGCTTCAGGCCGGGCGATTGGTTGATCGGGTTGGGCAAAAGGGCCTCAGGCTGGTGCATGAATTCAGTAATTTTCTGATCGAACCGGAGGACACTGCGTCGGATCTGAAACGGCCCTTGTTGGGTCGACGACAGTGTCGATGGTCTCGACCGGTCCGGTTGGATCAGCTGCGGGCCATCGCAAGAGCCACCAATACCACCATCAATGATGTCCTGCTCAGTTGTGTCGCTGCCGCAGTGCGCACGCGGCTCGGTCTGGAGGGTGATGACCTCGAGGACGCCATTCTACACGCAGCGGTCCCTGTGGATATTCGTGAAAGATTGCCGGAGGACCTGCAGCCGGAGTCCGGTTCCCTGGGCAACTTCTTCGGCACGGTGTTTGTGCCCCTTCCTGTCGACGGTGAGAGTCCACTGGAGAGGCTTTACCGGATCAAGCATGAAACCCGGCGGCTCAAGAAGAGCTGGCAGCCCGGTATTGCCTGGGGCCTGACGGCAAGCGCATCGGTGATCCCGGAACCCTGGCGAAAGCCAGTGGCCGATATGTTTTATCGCAAGGCCAGTACGGTGGTTTCCAATGTTCCGGGTACGCCTGAGACCCGCTATCTTGCTGGCTGCCGCATTACCGAGCAGATGTTCTGGGTACCTCAGGCGGGCGATATCGGGCTCGGGGTCAGCATCGTCAGTTACGCTGGCCAGGTTCAGTTTGGTGTGGTGGCGGACGAAGCGATCATGGCTGACCCTGAGGACTTTCTTGCCGATTGCCTGCAGGAGCTGGAGCAGTTTCCGGGCTGGTCTTAA